In one window of Frigoriglobus tundricola DNA:
- the bufB gene encoding MNIO family bufferin maturase yields the protein MSLSRLGHPNLGLGIGLRTTHFPHILAQKPAVDWFEIISENFMDSGGRPRYVLDQIAERYPIVMHGVSLSVGSTDPLSFEYLGRLRRLARAVNARWVSDHLCWTGVAGRNTHDLLPLPLNEGSLKHVAGRVRTVQDFLERPLVLENPSTYVGFTASTMPEWEFLARLADETGCGLLLDVNNVYVSAVNHDYDPAEYIRNVPRDRVVQFHLAGHTHCGTHIVDTHDGPVVDPVWDLYRLAHQHTGGAATLLEWDAKIPPFPEVHAEVLKAREYMGGGLPVHRPSATAPVAHDGSIVPTPISFIRGAVDGASSAPAGTY from the coding sequence ATGTCACTCTCGCGACTCGGTCACCCCAACCTCGGCCTCGGCATCGGATTGCGCACGACGCACTTCCCGCACATCCTGGCGCAGAAGCCCGCGGTCGATTGGTTCGAGATCATTTCCGAGAACTTCATGGACTCCGGCGGGCGCCCGCGCTACGTCCTCGATCAGATCGCCGAGCGCTACCCGATCGTCATGCACGGGGTATCGCTGTCGGTGGGCAGCACGGACCCGCTCAGCTTCGAGTACCTCGGCCGGCTCCGCCGACTCGCCCGCGCTGTCAACGCGCGGTGGGTGTCCGACCACCTGTGCTGGACCGGGGTCGCCGGCCGGAACACCCACGACCTGCTGCCGCTGCCGCTGAACGAGGGATCGCTCAAGCACGTCGCTGGTCGCGTGCGGACCGTTCAGGACTTCCTCGAACGCCCTCTGGTGCTGGAGAATCCGAGCACCTACGTCGGGTTCACGGCCTCGACGATGCCCGAATGGGAGTTCCTCGCGCGGCTCGCGGACGAAACCGGCTGCGGCCTGTTGCTCGACGTAAACAACGTGTACGTGTCGGCCGTGAACCACGACTACGACCCGGCCGAGTACATCCGGAACGTGCCCCGCGACCGGGTCGTGCAGTTCCACTTGGCCGGGCACACGCACTGCGGGACGCACATCGTTGATACCCACGACGGACCGGTTGTGGACCCCGTGTGGGACCTGTACCGGCTCGCTCACCAACACACCGGCGGAGCGGCCACGCTCCTGGAGTGGGACGCGAAGATCCCGCCGTTCCCGGAGGTCCACGCGGAGGTACTCAAGGCCCGCGAGTACATGGGGGGGGGCCTCCCCGTTCACCGGCCGTCCGCGACCGCTCCGGTCGCGCACGATGGCTCGATCGTCCCGACCCCGATCTCGTTCATCCGGGGCGCTGTGGACGGCGCGTCGTCCGCTCCGGCGGGCACCTACTGA
- a CDS encoding sensor histidine kinase: MRFSLFWRLLAVNLLTIALVASVTWIALEHFAAVYFARLMDEYHVAPDDAHQMFLDTIRRCFVWATLIAVVVAGVVGYAATRTVLRPLRRMAVVARAFAEGDHGLRAQERGGGEVAGLAAAFNEMADRLQQLQVVRRTTVLNLAHELRTPLTNVRGYLEALVDGVMPPSLATFRSLQDEVMRLIALSEDLLKLAQADAARRTLRLQPVDLRVLATEAISLFSVRLEAKPLTVRTAYGAGAGLVQADPEKLTQVFANLIENALQYSPVGGTVRLTIESDAGGCRVTVANDGGGVAPEDLPFLFERFFRAEKSRSREHGGVGIGLAIVKELVEAHGGRVGAESSDGETRIWFSVPSGADLYPIVTEPLSGR, translated from the coding sequence ATGCGCTTTTCGCTCTTCTGGAGGTTGCTCGCGGTCAACTTGCTGACCATCGCCCTAGTGGCGTCGGTCACCTGGATCGCCCTCGAACACTTCGCGGCGGTCTACTTCGCGCGGCTGATGGACGAGTACCACGTCGCCCCGGACGACGCCCATCAAATGTTCCTTGATACGATCCGCCGGTGCTTCGTGTGGGCGACGCTGATCGCGGTCGTCGTGGCCGGGGTCGTCGGCTACGCGGCCACGCGAACCGTACTGCGCCCGCTGCGGCGGATGGCCGTTGTCGCGCGGGCGTTCGCGGAGGGCGACCACGGGTTGCGGGCCCAAGAGCGAGGGGGCGGCGAGGTCGCCGGGCTGGCCGCCGCGTTCAACGAGATGGCCGACCGGCTCCAGCAACTTCAGGTGGTGCGCCGCACCACCGTGCTCAACTTGGCTCACGAGCTCCGCACGCCGCTCACCAACGTCCGCGGGTATCTCGAAGCGCTCGTCGACGGCGTGATGCCGCCGTCGTTGGCGACCTTCCGGTCCCTCCAAGACGAGGTGATGAGACTGATCGCACTTTCGGAGGACCTGTTGAAGCTGGCCCAAGCCGACGCGGCCCGTCGAACCCTTCGGCTCCAACCGGTCGATCTACGTGTGCTGGCAACGGAAGCGATTTCGCTGTTCAGCGTCCGCCTCGAAGCGAAACCGCTGACGGTCCGGACCGCCTACGGCGCCGGTGCCGGGCTCGTACAGGCGGACCCGGAGAAGCTCACCCAAGTGTTCGCCAACCTGATCGAGAACGCCCTCCAGTACTCCCCGGTCGGCGGTACCGTTCGACTGACCATCGAGTCGGATGCCGGCGGCTGTCGGGTGACGGTCGCCAACGACGGCGGGGGTGTCGCGCCCGAAGACCTGCCGTTCCTGTTCGAGCGGTTCTTCCGAGCCGAGAAATCCCGCTCACGCGAGCACGGCGGGGTCGGGATCGGGCTGGCGATCGTGAAAGAGCTGGTCGAAGCGCACGGCGGCCGCGTCGGGGCGGAGAGCTCGGACGGGGAAACTCGGATCTGGTTCTCTGTTCCCAGCGGTGCCGATCTTTACCCAATCGTTACCGAACCGTTATCCGGCCGTTAG
- a CDS encoding DoxX family protein → MHPYLNRARRYYQLLIGLLDRLRDALFLVIRLYFGYKLILSGQGKLANPDETATYFRDLHIPLPELNVYMAGATELFGGLFLAFGLASRLAPLPVIGTMLVAYMTAHSDQWAAFWTNTPIFFKAPPFAYLFTAAMVLVCGPGRFSLDHVVGRFLDRKEGTAAHVGATV, encoded by the coding sequence ATGCACCCGTACCTGAACCGCGCGCGCCGCTATTACCAACTGCTGATCGGCCTACTCGACCGACTGCGCGACGCACTGTTTCTCGTGATCCGCCTTTACTTCGGCTACAAGCTGATTTTGAGCGGGCAGGGGAAGCTCGCGAACCCCGATGAAACGGCTACCTACTTCCGCGATCTGCACATTCCGCTCCCGGAACTGAACGTTTACATGGCCGGCGCCACGGAACTCTTCGGCGGACTGTTTCTGGCGTTCGGGCTGGCGTCGCGGCTCGCCCCGCTCCCGGTCATCGGGACGATGCTGGTGGCGTACATGACCGCGCACTCCGATCAGTGGGCCGCGTTCTGGACCAACACCCCGATCTTCTTCAAGGCACCACCGTTCGCGTACCTGTTCACCGCGGCGATGGTCCTCGTGTGTGGCCCGGGCCGCTTCTCACTCGACCACGTCGTCGGCCGGTTCCTCGACCGCAAAGAAGGGACCGCCGCTCATGTGGGGGCGACCGTCTGA
- the cimA gene encoding citramalate synthase — protein MSRVSIYDTTLRDGSQGEGVNFSLQDKLLLTRRLDEIGVDYIEGGYPLSNPKDFEYFQAVRDLPLTHAKVCAFGMTRRKNAPAETDTCLKALLDAQTPVVTIVGKTWDFHVTDVLGTTLDENERMIADSVAYCKSQGREVFYDAEHFFDGYRANPEYALRTLKAAATAGAAVVVLCDTNGGTMPERVAEVVQTVKRELACEIGIHCHNDCELAVANSLSAVRAGAAQVQGTMNGIGERCGNVDLVSVIANLALKYGFDVLKPNSLTRLTETSRYVYEVANLNFRNGQPFVGVSAFAHKGGMHTHAVAKNPTTYEHVRPEAVGNERRILVSELSGRSTILTKTAKYELNHDKALMTKILSAVQDLENQGYEFEAAEASFDLLVRKVAKLHKPWEVDKKLKLYKPWFERITYRVNIEAREAGTPITEATVRLKVGDQIEHTASEGDGPVNALDGALRKALVRFFPSLTEMQLVDYKVRVVNPRAGTAARVRVVIESRDGTDVWGTVGVSENVIEASWLALVDSIEYKLFKDQEASG, from the coding sequence ATGAGCCGCGTCAGCATCTACGACACGACGCTCCGCGACGGGAGCCAGGGCGAGGGCGTGAACTTCTCCCTGCAAGACAAACTGCTGCTCACCCGGCGGCTCGACGAGATCGGCGTCGATTACATCGAGGGCGGGTACCCGCTCTCGAACCCGAAGGACTTCGAGTACTTCCAGGCGGTGCGCGACCTGCCCCTCACGCACGCGAAGGTGTGCGCGTTCGGGATGACGCGCCGCAAGAACGCGCCCGCCGAAACCGATACCTGCCTCAAGGCGCTACTCGACGCCCAGACGCCCGTGGTCACCATCGTCGGGAAGACGTGGGACTTCCACGTGACGGACGTCCTCGGCACGACGCTGGACGAGAACGAGCGGATGATCGCGGACTCGGTGGCGTACTGCAAGAGCCAGGGCCGCGAGGTGTTCTACGACGCGGAACACTTCTTCGACGGCTACCGCGCGAACCCCGAGTACGCGCTCCGCACGCTCAAAGCCGCCGCCACAGCCGGTGCGGCCGTGGTGGTCCTGTGCGACACCAACGGCGGCACGATGCCCGAGCGCGTCGCCGAGGTGGTCCAGACGGTGAAGCGCGAGCTGGCGTGCGAGATCGGCATCCACTGCCACAACGACTGCGAACTGGCGGTCGCCAACTCGCTGTCCGCGGTACGGGCCGGCGCGGCGCAGGTGCAGGGCACCATGAACGGCATCGGCGAGCGGTGCGGCAACGTCGACCTGGTGAGCGTGATCGCGAACCTCGCCCTGAAGTACGGGTTCGACGTGCTGAAACCGAACAGCCTCACGCGGCTGACCGAAACGTCGCGGTACGTGTACGAGGTGGCGAACCTGAACTTCCGCAACGGGCAGCCGTTTGTGGGCGTCAGCGCGTTCGCCCACAAGGGCGGGATGCACACGCACGCGGTGGCGAAGAACCCCACGACCTACGAACACGTGCGGCCGGAAGCGGTCGGCAACGAGCGGCGGATCTTGGTGTCCGAGTTGTCGGGGCGCTCGACCATCCTCACCAAGACCGCGAAGTACGAGCTGAACCACGACAAGGCGCTCATGACGAAGATCCTGAGCGCGGTCCAGGACCTGGAGAACCAGGGGTACGAGTTCGAGGCGGCGGAGGCGTCGTTCGATCTGCTCGTGCGGAAGGTCGCCAAGCTGCACAAGCCGTGGGAGGTCGATAAGAAGCTCAAGCTCTACAAGCCGTGGTTCGAGCGGATCACGTACCGGGTGAACATCGAGGCCCGCGAGGCCGGCACGCCGATCACGGAGGCCACGGTGCGGCTCAAAGTCGGGGACCAGATCGAACACACGGCGAGCGAGGGCGACGGCCCGGTGAACGCGCTCGACGGTGCGCTCCGCAAGGCGCTGGTGCGGTTCTTCCCGAGCCTGACCGAGATGCAGCTGGTGGACTACAAGGTGCGCGTGGTGAACCCGCGGGCCGGCACCGCGGCCCGCGTGCGGGTGGTGATCGAATCACGCGACGGGACCGACGTGTGGGGCACCGTCGGGGTGAGCGAAAACGTCATCGAGGCAAGCTGGCTCGCACTGGTGGATTCGATCGAGTACAAACTGTTCAAGGACCAGGAGGCGAGCGGCTGA
- a CDS encoding HvfC/BufC N-terminal domain-containing protein → MRLDSLQNWFQAAITHPDGVWQALDPVGAASVLTCSKALPALDRLAVYGRAYFARLLDCLREEYAVLKVALGDEVFDAFAVEYLQRFPSQSYTLFDLGSRFPQFLRDTRPATNGEAGAAEWPDFLIDLAELELAFNEVFDGPGIEGKRTLDEPAIAAVSPHRLSDAHLIPAPCVRVLALKYPVHGYFAAVKRNEDASLPEPAATFLAITRQRFAVRHFELSKPAHVLLSALLRGEALGVAIEEVARGSNYEGLEQQLGEWFRNWAAQGFFLGIVDDPDAVADDL, encoded by the coding sequence ATGAGGCTCGACTCTCTCCAGAACTGGTTCCAGGCCGCGATCACGCACCCGGACGGCGTGTGGCAGGCACTCGATCCGGTTGGGGCCGCTTCCGTCCTCACGTGCTCGAAGGCGCTCCCGGCACTGGACCGCTTGGCCGTGTACGGGCGCGCCTACTTCGCGCGGTTGCTCGACTGCCTGCGGGAGGAATACGCCGTCCTCAAAGTCGCGCTCGGGGATGAGGTGTTCGACGCGTTCGCGGTCGAATACCTCCAGCGGTTCCCGTCGCAGAGTTACACGCTGTTCGACCTGGGTAGCCGGTTCCCGCAATTCCTCCGCGACACGCGCCCGGCAACGAATGGCGAAGCCGGCGCAGCCGAGTGGCCCGACTTCCTGATTGACCTGGCGGAACTGGAGCTCGCGTTCAACGAAGTGTTCGACGGGCCGGGTATCGAGGGGAAGCGAACCCTCGACGAGCCCGCGATCGCCGCCGTTTCTCCCCACCGCCTGTCGGACGCACACCTCATTCCGGCACCGTGCGTCCGTGTCCTCGCACTGAAGTACCCGGTTCACGGGTACTTCGCAGCCGTGAAGCGGAACGAAGACGCCTCGTTACCGGAACCGGCGGCGACGTTCCTCGCCATCACGCGCCAGCGGTTCGCGGTCCGGCACTTTGAACTGTCGAAGCCCGCCCACGTTTTGTTGTCGGCGCTCCTGCGCGGGGAGGCTCTCGGCGTCGCGATCGAGGAAGTGGCGCGCGGCTCTAACTACGAGGGCTTGGAGCAGCAACTCGGAGAATGGTTCCGCAACTGGGCCGCGCAGGGGTTCTTCCTGGGCATTGTCGACGATCCCGACGCCGTCGCGGACGACCTGTGA
- a CDS encoding valine--tRNA ligase produces MATELPKAYDPKAAQEKWLTFWEERGYFHSDPDPTKKPYTIVIPPPNVTGALHMGHALNNTLQDVLIRWRRMQGYNALWMPGTDHAGIATQSVVERLVLAQEKKTRHDLGRDELVKRIWDWKDKYEARILGQLREIGASCDWRRTRFTLDPVCARAVRETFFRMFRDGYIYRGKRLVNWDTHLQTSVADDETYTEDTKGGFWTFKYAVDGLPDTFISFSTTRPETMLGDTAVCVHPSDERYKPLIGKLVTQPHTGRKIPIIADGVLADPTLGTGCVKVTPAHDPNDYACWQRHPEIGIINILNPDGTINENGGEYKGLDRYKAREAVTKTMEELGLYEGKQDRDIPLKFSDRSKSPIEPLLSDQWFVKMADRDDGKPGLAQMTMDAVTDGRVKFFPERYARSYLDWLGEKRDWCISRQLWWGHRIPVWSRELPGLDATSDDSRDFTEPTSAGITPIPGLGAPKFGDPEINNSISDQVVYDTDKKLFLHLVCVKPSSEDVERKLEASGYTQSDDVLDTWFSSALWPHSTLGWPGPALPEPRSDRVAPDWATMRYYYPTSTLVTSRDIISLWVARMVLTGLYNVGEIPFHDVFIHPQLQDAFGERMSKTTGNGIDPLDIIDRYGADSLRYQMVFLAGDTQDSRMPVSNVCPHCDALVPIKQEHLRGRTRRLVCPNCKQPFRPGGPWTSEDPELKTAKQASERFDLGRNFSNKMWNATRFLLMNLDGYTPAAVAVDSLPTEDRWLLSRLATTTKAVTAALEGYRFSDVARLVYEFVWSEFCDWYIEMSKGRLKDAAARPLAQRVLAGVLDGILRLVQPVMPFVAESLWHALNEAAPERGLPAPAKAEESVCIAEWPDYPEAWISPEVESRFARMQDLVKGVREVRNRYQVDDKTRLDVAVKCDEAVASDFNTLAQFIGPLAGIATLTAGPTATKPKQAGGIVRPEFEAYVSLAGLIDVAAEIKRLEKQIADKRKALDGTKAKLSNEKFVSGAPPEVVQQQRDTVADLEKQIAAMEDNKKDLQAA; encoded by the coding sequence ATGGCGACCGAACTTCCGAAGGCATACGACCCCAAGGCGGCCCAGGAAAAGTGGCTCACGTTCTGGGAGGAGCGCGGCTACTTCCACAGTGACCCCGACCCCACAAAAAAGCCGTACACCATCGTGATCCCGCCGCCGAACGTGACCGGCGCGCTTCACATGGGCCACGCGCTCAACAACACGCTGCAAGACGTCCTGATCCGCTGGCGCCGGATGCAGGGCTACAACGCGCTCTGGATGCCGGGCACCGACCACGCCGGCATCGCCACGCAGTCCGTGGTGGAGCGCCTCGTGCTCGCCCAGGAGAAGAAAACGCGGCACGACCTCGGCCGCGACGAACTCGTGAAGCGCATCTGGGACTGGAAGGACAAGTACGAGGCGCGCATTCTCGGCCAGCTCCGCGAGATCGGCGCGAGCTGTGACTGGCGCCGCACGCGGTTCACGCTCGACCCGGTGTGCGCGCGGGCCGTGCGCGAAACCTTCTTCCGCATGTTCCGCGACGGCTACATCTACCGCGGCAAGCGGCTGGTGAACTGGGACACGCACCTGCAAACCTCGGTGGCCGACGACGAGACCTACACCGAAGACACCAAGGGCGGCTTCTGGACGTTCAAGTACGCCGTGGACGGTCTCCCCGACACGTTCATTTCGTTCAGCACGACGCGCCCCGAAACGATGCTCGGCGACACCGCCGTGTGCGTGCATCCGTCCGACGAGCGCTACAAGCCCCTCATCGGCAAGCTCGTGACGCAACCGCACACCGGGCGGAAGATTCCCATCATCGCGGACGGCGTTCTCGCCGATCCGACGCTCGGAACCGGCTGCGTGAAGGTGACGCCGGCGCACGACCCGAACGACTACGCGTGCTGGCAGCGGCACCCGGAAATCGGCATCATCAACATCCTGAACCCGGACGGCACGATCAACGAGAACGGCGGCGAATACAAGGGGCTCGACCGCTACAAGGCCCGCGAAGCCGTGACGAAAACGATGGAGGAACTCGGCCTCTACGAAGGAAAACAGGACCGCGACATTCCTCTGAAGTTCAGCGACCGGAGCAAGTCGCCGATCGAGCCGCTCCTCTCCGATCAGTGGTTCGTGAAGATGGCCGACCGCGACGACGGCAAGCCCGGCCTCGCGCAGATGACGATGGACGCGGTGACCGACGGCCGCGTGAAGTTCTTCCCGGAGCGCTACGCCCGCTCGTACCTCGACTGGCTCGGCGAGAAACGCGACTGGTGCATCAGTCGCCAGTTGTGGTGGGGCCACCGCATCCCGGTGTGGAGTCGTGAGCTGCCCGGATTGGACGCGACCAGTGACGATTCGAGGGACTTCACTGAACCCACTTCAGCAGGTATTACACCCATCCCCGGTCTGGGGGCTCCCAAATTCGGTGATCCCGAGATCAATAACAGTATTTCGGACCAAGTCGTCTATGATACAGATAAGAAACTGTTTCTCCATTTGGTGTGTGTGAAGCCCAGTTCAGAGGACGTAGAGCGAAAACTGGAAGCATCAGGCTACACCCAATCCGACGACGTACTCGATACGTGGTTCTCGTCTGCACTCTGGCCGCATTCGACACTCGGCTGGCCGGGGCCGGCACTGCCTGAGCCGCGTTCCGATAGAGTCGCGCCCGACTGGGCAACGATGCGCTACTACTATCCCACCAGCACCCTCGTGACGAGTCGCGACATAATCTCGCTGTGGGTGGCGCGGATGGTGTTGACCGGCCTCTACAACGTGGGCGAAATTCCCTTCCACGACGTGTTCATTCACCCGCAGTTGCAAGACGCATTCGGCGAGCGGATGAGCAAAACGACCGGTAACGGTATCGATCCGCTTGATATCATCGACCGCTACGGGGCCGATTCGCTTCGCTACCAGATGGTGTTTCTCGCCGGCGACACGCAAGACAGCCGGATGCCGGTGTCGAACGTGTGCCCGCACTGCGACGCACTCGTGCCAATCAAGCAGGAGCACCTGCGCGGACGGACGAGGAGGCTCGTGTGCCCGAACTGCAAGCAACCGTTCCGCCCCGGCGGACCGTGGACGAGCGAAGACCCCGAACTGAAGACTGCGAAGCAAGCGTCTGAGCGGTTCGACTTAGGCCGCAACTTCTCGAACAAAATGTGGAACGCGACGCGGTTCCTCCTCATGAACCTCGACGGGTACACCCCCGCCGCGGTGGCCGTGGATTCGTTGCCCACCGAGGACCGCTGGCTGCTGTCGCGGCTCGCCACCACCACGAAAGCCGTGACCGCGGCACTCGAAGGGTACCGCTTCAGCGACGTGGCGCGGCTCGTGTACGAATTCGTGTGGTCCGAGTTCTGCGACTGGTACATTGAGATGTCGAAGGGGCGCCTCAAGGACGCCGCCGCCCGACCGCTCGCGCAGCGCGTGCTGGCCGGCGTGCTCGACGGCATCCTGCGGCTGGTGCAGCCGGTGATGCCCTTCGTGGCCGAATCGCTGTGGCATGCGCTCAACGAGGCCGCGCCGGAACGCGGACTGCCCGCGCCCGCGAAGGCCGAAGAGAGCGTGTGCATCGCCGAGTGGCCGGACTACCCTGAAGCGTGGATCAGCCCCGAAGTGGAGAGCCGGTTCGCGCGGATGCAGGACCTCGTGAAGGGCGTGCGCGAGGTGCGGAACCGCTATCAAGTGGACGACAAGACGCGGCTCGATGTCGCCGTGAAGTGTGACGAGGCCGTGGCGAGCGACTTCAACACCCTCGCACAGTTCATCGGCCCGCTTGCGGGGATCGCGACCCTCACCGCGGGTCCGACCGCCACCAAGCCGAAACAGGCCGGCGGGATCGTGCGCCCGGAGTTCGAGGCGTATGTGTCCCTAGCGGGCCTGATCGACGTGGCGGCCGAGATCAAGCGGCTGGAGAAGCAGATCGCCGATAAGCGCAAAGCGCTCGACGGCACAAAGGCCAAGCTGTCCAACGAGAAGTTCGTGAGCGGCGCCCCGCCGGAGGTGGTGCAGCAGCAGCGCGATACGGTCGCCGACCTCGAAAAGCAGATCGCCGCAATGGAGGATAACAAGAAAGACCTGCAAGCGGCTTGA
- a CDS encoding Uma2 family endonuclease: MGTDAIRTRPITSPPAPPDDPYFYGWRMVPRWDDRKRQTWEKVPLTPWDVLHPEEEDFIVTNDAHDRDIHYLKDVFEECVAGRSGVRVLCDHRVLWEVPALGAHGPDVVVFENLNKPWNARRGTFPVKEMGARPLVIVEVTSPSTRYIDLDDKIEDYYRAGVPLYVIADRRETYDGQAFIRLMAYRTTPEGYVRVPEDPNGVWIEALKVWVQADGDRIVCVGEHGNRIPDLRDQRDAERQRAESEKQRADTEQVARIAAEQKLKELEAELKRLRGDTN, encoded by the coding sequence ATGGGAACCGATGCGATCCGAACCCGACCGATCACGTCCCCGCCGGCCCCGCCGGACGACCCGTACTTTTACGGCTGGCGCATGGTGCCGCGTTGGGACGACCGCAAGCGGCAGACCTGGGAGAAGGTGCCGCTCACGCCGTGGGACGTGTTGCACCCGGAAGAGGAAGACTTCATCGTGACCAACGACGCCCACGACCGCGACATCCACTACCTGAAGGACGTCTTCGAGGAGTGTGTCGCCGGGCGTTCGGGCGTTCGGGTTCTCTGCGATCACCGCGTGTTGTGGGAAGTCCCCGCGCTCGGCGCCCACGGACCGGACGTGGTCGTGTTCGAGAACCTCAACAAGCCGTGGAACGCGCGCCGCGGAACGTTTCCGGTGAAGGAAATGGGCGCGCGGCCGCTCGTGATCGTCGAAGTGACCTCGCCGAGTACCCGATACATCGACCTCGACGACAAAATTGAGGACTACTATCGGGCGGGCGTACCGCTGTACGTCATCGCGGACCGCCGGGAAACCTACGACGGCCAGGCGTTCATTCGCCTGATGGCGTACCGAACGACACCCGAAGGGTACGTCCGCGTTCCAGAGGACCCGAACGGCGTCTGGATCGAGGCGCTGAAAGTCTGGGTTCAGGCCGACGGCGACCGGATCGTCTGCGTGGGCGAACACGGGAACCGCATCCCCGATCTGCGCGACCAGCGCGACGCCGAGAGACAACGCGCCGAGAGCGAGAAGCAACGCGCCGACACGGAACAGGTCGCACGCATCGCGGCCGAACAGAAGCTGAAAGAACTGGAAGCGGAGCTGAAGCGCCTCCGCGGCGACACGAACTGA
- a CDS encoding response regulator transcription factor, with translation MEWVKRGAPVLIAEDDQKTGTLVAAYLEREGFRTRLSHDGREALDMARSETPLLVILDLMLPGADGWEVCQTLRRDSDVPIVILSARQEELDRILGFTLGADDYVMKPFSPRELVARVKAILRRTRSQPLASKTRLSHGGLVLDLEKRVATLNNRRLALTPSEYCLLKTLMSSPGRVFERTELLTALYPDGEAVVDRVVDVHVGKLRQKIGDDPVRPSIILTVRGMGYQLAEAAAT, from the coding sequence ATGGAATGGGTAAAGCGGGGTGCGCCGGTCCTGATCGCCGAGGATGATCAGAAGACCGGCACGTTGGTCGCTGCGTACCTGGAGCGGGAAGGGTTCCGCACCCGGCTCTCGCACGACGGGCGTGAAGCGCTGGACATGGCGCGTAGCGAAACCCCGTTGTTGGTGATCTTGGACCTCATGCTCCCCGGCGCGGACGGGTGGGAAGTCTGTCAGACGCTGCGTCGGGATTCTGACGTGCCGATCGTGATCTTGAGCGCCCGGCAAGAGGAACTCGACCGGATCCTCGGGTTCACACTCGGAGCCGACGATTACGTGATGAAGCCGTTCAGCCCCCGCGAACTCGTCGCGCGGGTCAAGGCGATCCTCCGCCGAACCCGTTCACAGCCGCTCGCCTCCAAGACCCGACTCAGCCACGGCGGGTTGGTTCTCGATCTGGAAAAACGGGTCGCCACCCTCAACAACCGCCGCCTGGCCCTCACCCCGTCGGAATACTGCCTCCTCAAGACGCTCATGTCCTCTCCGGGCCGGGTGTTCGAGCGGACCGAACTGCTGACCGCCCTCTACCCGGATGGCGAGGCGGTGGTCGATCGCGTCGTGGATGTCCACGTCGGCAAGTTGCGGCAGAAGATCGGCGACGACCCGGTTCGGCCGTCCATCATCTTGACCGTGCGGGGGATGGGTTATCAGTTGGCCGAAGCGGCCGCAACCTGA